A single Anopheles funestus chromosome 2RL, idAnoFuneDA-416_04, whole genome shotgun sequence DNA region contains:
- the LOC125774831 gene encoding uncharacterized protein LOC125774831 — protein MKNSIKYESWTSKRFSLLLLAVLTLAVNEARGLNLVAHISQRGLHGEISFSQHNDRQVQITSELETTLQYPEQAWSWGIYQLPVDYTIVDPQERCQISRLGEQLWSFDDDLGYLMLPGNESTTWLNDIALTGEKGLWGKSLVLYDPGINVRICATIVTRDGSQDHLAEARFSSPITGSIYFRWLAAKESNHSDTLIHSNLFHTRDQSRKMGNPAYTEHMWKIYVTDIFESEAQNAEENCNKLQLVFDPQNRGAGNAIGDIDGRVGALRITTNARQNQYPQLFHDHQLVLLPSDLYGPSRKLYVVVFDPNHPDTFLACAKIRHQKPRTARALVDGGGMRGDMRFTQRSRFEPTWIQATFGATGNESDANINYAKDVSSFRINQLPLEAYAGPEDRYCLTGGGTFNPMGIAAKDIPPPGYGTQDQYPVGDLSGKVQNRNKKESHSYYLPGSSAELSGSYWDTFLPLQGPNAIIFRSFSVQRYNRTQPTNITEAPWACGTVALYEFNRPYQVPILTAQVLFRYPIVGRILFRQVKDEYWTETGIIFEYLIHADGSTVNRTADHRWAIMDDAPGKDFYDWQNRCVSAGGVYNPFKAAPLMGKAWEEVCTGSSVELCRVGDLSNRVGGLAIAGHKSEATMISRKMYIDSNLPLSGHASVIGRSVVIYDDNGPKARGERLACSVIGGYHRRKVVARDWYSNGDPLTIKGKLELVQQSEYDLTNAEVDFKGLDRNSGYHVHVAPVEGDLEFPCEDSTVYGHWNPRDVDPKQSPLPTLGSTDEYELGDLSGKFGTLDGATMYEQTYNDTRLPLFGYESIIGRSIVVHKKEKNRRWACSTLERGYSPNEAREIRAIASFHHPTGYAYGYIRLTQLIGNDNSQSDTIIEVKLRYPGKHDRNVTHNHNWNVWVNPVGVDATVKQVETRCVAAGYVWNPYYTQLADPLNQELYKQECGPDNPLRCYVGDVSARLGPISIGSRRQIFTDSNFPLEGTVSALGRSIVIFGADFSGFRFACANIEPDHDIVKYINLKKPPRFVVAQFLEDVRLVMGLPEWMLAIDSRSTKTLHNDACIQMIVHFKGPSAHKIEQDFSRLLAVGRLDAPSIYIPGYDNSKRKRTLSYRTCGVRDPNEKSAKVLFGSSGTMRNLPFRVVIVMLLPLMRLLHQFML, from the exons ATGAAGAACTCGATCAAATATGAATCGTGGACTTCAAAGCGTTTTTCGCTTCTGTTGCTTGCTGTACTAACGCTTGCTGTAAATGAAG CTCGTGGGTTAAACCTAGTGGCGCATATTTCACAGAGGGGTTTGCATGGAGAGATTTCCTTCTCGCAGCACAACGACCGTCAGGTGCAGATTACATCGGAACTCGAGACGACGCTTCAATATCCGGAACAAGCATGGAGCTGGGGAATCTATCAGCTTCCGGTTGACTATACGATCGTCGATCCGCAAGAGCGATGCCAGATATCACGGTTAGGGGAACAACTGTGGTCATTCGACGATGATTTGGGCTATTTGATGCTACCGGGTAATGAATCGACGACGTGGTTAAACGACATCGCACTCACGGGTGAAAAGGGACTTTGGGGCAAATCGCTTGTCTTGTACGACCCGGGCATAAACGTACGGATCTGTGCGACGATAGTGACGCGCGATGGTTCCCAGGACCATTTGGCAGAGGCACGCTTTTCCAGCCCCATTACGGGTTCCATCTATTTCCGGTGGCTGGCGGCAAAGGAATCGAACCACTCGGATACACTGATTCATTCGAACCTGTTCCACACACGTGATCAGTCGCGTAAGATGGGCAATCCTGCATACACTGAGCACATGTGGAAAATATACGTAACGGATATCTTCGAAAGTGAGGCACAGAATGCGGAGGAAAACTGTAACAAGCTGCAGCTGGTGTTTGATCCACAGAACCGAGGGGCTGGCAATGCCATCGGAGATATCGACGGACGGGTAGGTGCGCTACGCATTACGACGAATGCGCGACAAAATCAGTACCCGCAACTTTTCCACGATCATCAGCTTGTGCTTCTGCCAAGCGATCTTTATGGGCCGTCACGCAAACTGTACGTAGTCGTGTTTGATCCTAACCATCCAGATACGTTTCTAGCCTGCGCGAAGATTCGCCATCAGAAACCAAGAACTGCGCGCGCACTCGTCGATGGAGGTGGAATGCGCGGAGACATGCGATTCACACAGCGATCGCGGTTCGAACCGACGTGGATTCAGGCAACCTTTGGAGCCACTGGCAATGAGTCTGATGCCAACATTAACTATGCCAAAGATGTGTCCAGTTTCCGTATCAATCAGCTCCCTCTGGAGGCATATGCTGGTCCGGAGGATCGGTACTGTTTGACAGGTGGTGGCACCTTCAACCCGATGGGCATCGCAGCGAAAGATATACCTCCACCAGGGTACGGTACGCAGGATCAGTATCCGGTGGGTGATCTGAGTGGGAAAgtacaaaacagaaacaaaaaggagTCTCATTCGTACTATCTTCCTGGTTCGAGTGCCGAACTATCCGGTTCGTACTGGGACACGTTTCTACCGCTGCAAGGGCCGAATGCGATCATATTTCGTAGCTTTTCGGTACAGCGGTACAATCGTACACAGCCGACAAACATCACCGAAGCACCATGGGCCTGTGGTACCGTCGCACTCTACGAATTTAACCGTCCTTATCAAGTGCCCATTCTAACGGCACAGGTGCTGTTCCGCTACCCTATCGTAGGACGCATATTGTTCCGACAGGTGAAGGATGAGTACTGGACCGAAACGGGCATCATCTTCGAGTATTTGATCCATGCGGATGGATCGACAGTTAACAGAACAGCCGATCATCGGTGGGCGATCATGGACGATGCACCGGGCAAAGACTTTTACGATTGGCAGAACCGATGCGTCAGTGCTGGTGGTGTGTACAACCCTTTTAAAGCTGCTCCCTTGATGGGGAAAGCTTGGGAAGAGGTGTGCACTGGCAGTTCGGTAGAGTTGTGCCGGGTTGGTGATCTTTCGAACAGAGTGGGTGGTTTGGCAATTGCTGGACATAAGAGTGAGGCGACAATGATTAGCCGTAAAATGTACATCGATTCGAACCTTCCATTGAGTGGACATGCTAGCGTTATCGGACGATCAGTAGTGATCTACGATGACAATGGACCAAAGGCACGCGGTGAACGACTAGCCTGTTCAGT TATTGGGGGATATCACCGACGAAAGGTGGTCGCCAGAGATTGGTACTCgaatggcgatccgttgacAATCAAGGGAAAGTTAGAGTTGGTGCAACAATCGGAGTACGATCTCACCAATGCAGAGGTAGACTTCAAGGGTCTGGACAGAAACAGTGGCTATCATGTTCATGTC GCCCCTGTAGAAGGTGATCTAGAGTTCCCGTGCGAAGATTCCACCGTGTACGGACACTGGAATCCTCGGGACGTCGATCCTAAACAATCACCATTACCAACATTGGGCAGCACGGATGAGTATGAACTGGGTGATCTTAGCGGCAAGTTTGGAACACTTGATGGGGCAACCATGTACGAGCAGACATACAACGATACACGGCTGCCGTTGTTCGGGTACGAGAGCATCATCGGTCGTTCGATTGTGGTGCacaaaaaggagaagaatCGCCGTTGGGCCTGCAGTACCCTGGAGCGTGGCTATAGTCCGAATGAGGCTCGTGAAATACGAGCCATAGCATCCTTTCACCACCCGACGGGCTATGCTTACGGTTACATACGTCTGACGCAGCTAATCGGTAATGATAATAGCCAGAGTGATACCATCATCGAGGTGAAGTTACGATACCCTGGCAAGCATGATCGCAATGTGACACATAATCACAACTGGAACGTTTGGGTGAATCCGGTCGGTGTCGATGCCACCGTCAAGCAGGTGGAAACGCGCTGTGTTGCGGCGGGGTACGTGTGGAATCCTTACTACACTCAGCTCGCAGATCCATTAAAT CAAGAGCTGTACAAACAAGAGTGTGGTCCGGATAATCCATTGCGCTGTTACGTAGGTGATGTGTCCGCCCGCCTTGGACCTATCTCAATCGGAAGTCGTCGGCAGATATTTACCGACAGCAATTTCCCCCTGGAGGGCACCGTCAGTGCGCTGGGACGTTCGATCGTAATATTTGGTGCGGACTTCTCTGGCTTTCGGTTCGCCTGTGCAAATATCGAACCCGATCACGACATTGTGAAGTACATTAACCTCAAGAAACCGCCTCGGTTTGTGGTGGCACAGTTTCTCGAAGATGTGCGGCTCGTGATGGGGCTGCCCGAATGGATGCTGGCGATCGATTCGCGCAGCACGAAGACACTGCATAACGACGCTTGCATCC
- the LOC125774877 gene encoding putative eggshell protein — translation MVHKATLCLLLVISCVVLLAQARPNGKEWKHGGGKDHHSEEHSSHGEKGEKGYKKKEEHDEGKKGHHDKEGHKKEYHDEGGHKKKHHDEGGYHHESKKGEKGEKGHKFEESGHFKKGHSTKGHHEIHKKDEFKKEKKFFDEDHDEGFDEKHGDFHEEHGYKKGGSEKGGHKKAGKHHDHYGKKGHKKKGSHHHDHKGHKEEHGHDKHWSHKEDFGKKGGKDHHKKWGHKKGGH, via the coding sequence ATGGTGCATAAAGCAACATTATGCTTGCTGCTGGTGATAAGCTGTGTGGTGCTGCTGGCACAGGCCAGACCGAACGGCAAGGAGTGGAAGCACGGTGGTGGCAAGGATCACCACTCGGAGGAACATTCGTCGCACGGTGAAAAGGGTGAAAAGGGATACAAGAAAAAGGAGGAACATGACGAGGGCAAGAAGGGCCACCACGATAAGGAGGGCCACAAGAAGGAATACCACGATGAGGGTGGACACAAGAAGAAGCACCACGACGAAGGTGGCTATCATCATGAGAGCAAGAAGGGCGAGAAGGGCGAAAAGGGGCACAAGTTCGAGGAGAGCGGTCACTTCAAGAAGGGACACTCGACCAAGGGCCATCACGAGATCCACAAAAAGGACGAGTttaagaaggagaaaaagttCTTCGACGAGGATCACGACGAAGGGTTCGACGAGAAGCATGGCGATTTCCACGAGGAGCATGGCTACAAGAAGGGTGGCTCGGAGAAGGGCGGCCACAAGAAGGCCGGCAAGCATCATGACCATTACGGCAAGAAGGGCCACAAGAAGAAGGGCTCGCACCATCACGATCACAAGGGTCACAAGGAGGAGCATGGACACGATAAGCACTGGAGCCACAAGGAAGACTTTGGCAAGAAGGGTGGCAAGGATCATCACAAGAAGTGGGGTCACAAGAAGGGTGGCCACTAA
- the LOC125774864 gene encoding uncharacterized protein LOC125774864, producing the protein MFLRVQLLALALAVTLVQSSSAYYSGPFLFWGLDDLKDLQTPALTELDDKMLRDLYSNAAAVVVFLRNGTTKLSADNFPTFKRIVEKYEFMYSPQQMLSSNPLDYNVNAEVINLVGSPSQQDVELSALFRDSTENYGERKVLGILANQWEEPHVLHKREAKGGEDLYSTSSTTPGSPTDEPEIADSIYNVPGKAILYMTGPPVLKMLNDSDEGETTHVLDKHTLATYDARERESKMIVTFKVDDSTKLTLKFRFDMDAGYWSMSKVDVFVMDTKSKDGAKTLDTTLELEGKAPYAPLGASYSCARQLVFRNGTTVLTLENIQVQPALDGKTKFDSAWDCVGFTTAPILSGIFVTSFMLIGLTIAIIAILDIKTPNRFESRTGKQLTFTVQE; encoded by the exons ATGTTCCTGCGTGTGCAGCTGTTAGCGCTGGCCCTGGCAGTGACGCTGGTGCAAAGTTCGAGTGCATACTACAGTGGACCGTTCCTATTTTGGGGCCTGGATGATCTGAAGGACCTGCAAACGCCAGCGCTGACCGAGCTGGACGATAAGATGCTGCGGGATCTCTACTCGAATGCGGCCGCTGTTGTGGTTTTCCTCAGAAACGGAACTACCAAACTGTCGGCAGATAATTTCCCCACATTTAAGCGCATTGTGGAAAAGTACGAATTTATGTACAGCCCGCAGCAAATGTTGAGCTCCAATCCGCTCGATTATAATGTGAATGCTGAG GTTATCAACCTTGTTGGATCCCCGTCCCAGCAGGATGTGGAGCTGTCGGCACTGTTCCGTGACTCGACGGAAAACTATGGCGAACGGAAGGTACTGGGAATTCTGGCCAACCAATGGGAAGAGCCGCACGTGCTGCACAAGCGCGAAGCTAAGGGTGGCGAAGATCTCTACTCGACCAGCAGTACGACACCCGGCAGTCCTACGGATGAGCCGGAAATAGCCGACTCCATCTACAACGTACCGGGAAAAGCGATCCTGTACATGACGGGTCCGCCAGTGTTGAAGATGCTGAACGATTCGGACGAGGGCGAAACAACGCACGTGCTGGACAAGCACACGCTCGCCACGTACGATGCACGAGAGCGCGAAAGTAAAATGATTGTCACGTTTAAGGTGGACGATTCGACAAAG cTTACGCTGAAGTTCCGATTCGATATGGATGCTGGATATTGGTCGATGTCCAAGGTGGATGTGTTTGTGATGGACACCAAGAGCAAGGACGGTGCCAAGACACTCGACACGACCCTCGAACTGGAGGGTAAAGCACCATACGCGCCACTGGGCGCATCGTACTCTTGCGCCCGTCAGCTTGTATTCCGCAATGGCACCACCGTGCTGACGTTGGAGAACATACAG GTACAGCCAGCTCTGGATGGGAAGACTAAGTTTGACAGTGCCTGGGACTGTGTCGGGTTCACCACGGCCCCGATCCTGTCCGGCATCTTCGTGACGTCCTTCATGCTGATTGGGCTCACCATTGCGATCATTGCAATACTGGACATCAAAACACCGAACCGGTTCGAATCGCGCACCGGCAAGCAGTTGACATTCACGGTCCAGGAGTAA